Proteins from a genomic interval of Rubinisphaera italica:
- the ilvN gene encoding acetolactate synthase small subunit gives MKHVLSALVMNQPGVLAHISGMLASRAFNIESLAVGETDIPEFSRMTFVVSGDDRVLDQVRKQLEKIVTVVQVIDFSNKDFVERDLMLIKVRTEGTSMTQVKEMVDIFRAKIVDVRPHQVMIEISGPEQKIAAFVDVMRPFGIIELVRTGRIALTRENIEKPVLYDLQPMSAPVK, from the coding sequence ATGAAACATGTTTTATCGGCTCTGGTTATGAATCAGCCTGGTGTGCTGGCACATATTTCTGGAATGTTGGCCTCCCGTGCTTTCAATATCGAAAGTCTTGCTGTCGGCGAGACAGACATTCCCGAATTTTCACGAATGACATTCGTCGTCAGTGGCGACGATCGTGTCCTGGATCAGGTCCGAAAACAGCTTGAAAAAATTGTCACTGTGGTGCAGGTGATTGATTTCTCGAACAAAGATTTCGTCGAACGCGATTTGATGCTCATTAAAGTTCGCACCGAAGGGACCTCGATGACTCAGGTCAAAGAGATGGTCGATATTTTCCGTGCGAAAATTGTCGATGTTCGTCCGCATCAGGTGATGATTGAAATCTCAGGTCCCGAGCAGAAAATTGCGGCTTTTGTCGATGTAATGCGGCCTTTCGGGATCATCGAATTGGTTCGCACCGGGCGAATTGCTCTGACGCGGGAAAATATCGAAAAGCCAGTACTCTATGATTTGCAACCGATGAGTGCTCCCGTCAAATAG